The nucleotide sequence TGTGACCGTTCGGACACGAACAAGGACAGACTTCGAGACTACAGCAACAGAATATAAACTGTTGTTCAGTGTTAGACAGTAGGAAAGTTTTATTGTCATTTGACATTATAAAAACCACATGCTCCAATAATACGGCATAATTTTAAGTCCATTATTGAAAAGGGAGAATATCTACTTTAAAAGTTTGCATCCTacttgtccttgttttttttagcCGATAGATTCTACTCGTCTACAGCCAGAGCATTACTCATCATATACAAAAAAAAGTGCATAATAAGGCAACATCACACTCCCAACTTTGTAGAAGTGACATTGTAACAATGGGCCTAATGAAAATATCCTAAAGAATAGCAGTCAATGAATGTATATTAATTGCAACTACGACAGTAAacattcattaaatattcctacAAGTCacaagattataaaaaaaaatctaaaaaaaaaaaatattttcagtcTTGCCAGTTACTAAAACCATACATGGCAAAGTAGATATAGTTTATATAACTATATAGCAATAGCATGTAAACAAACTGCTGTTAAAACAGCCATATACCAcctatacacattacatataaaAGTCTCTACGTCAGATTCTTAAAAACGCCACTGCTGGTTCTGCAATAAGAACAGTAAATGTAATTTGTACCCAGGTATAGAAGCCTTAACCCATATTGGGGATAATGGTACTTTATCACACATGTATTGTCTCCACTTGCACCATCACAATATCCACATCATTAGTGGCCATCATCTTAGGTTCTGGTGTATCCATGATTGGTCAGGGAGAAATGGTATCTATATACACAACAGCAGTCATTCTGTACATTTGGGCACAACTGCAGAGTTTGGGCCAACTATCATATGAGTAGATATTTCTAAAGTCCTTAGGCGATTACATGCCAAGCTGGAGTTCCAGATGATTATTAATGCATAAACCATTAGTGATACGAACAGACATAGAAACCATCTCTGTCTCAGTGAATGGCAGACATTGTGGTCTATCGCCACGCATCCATCGGTTCTGAAGAACTTTTGACCCATGTTCTTCTTTGAGGTGTTTCTTATTCAAAGTAAGCTAGATTGCAAATTGCACATAAAAGGGAGACTGCTtctagcaaaaaaacaaaacaaaacagaatttGACCTGTCAAGACTGACTAGGTGTTGTACCCGTACGTACATTCATTCTTGCTTGTTGATATATCAATTCACTAGATCTTGGCCTGGTCTGACTTACTGTTCTTGGGTGTCAGAACTGGTAAGTTCTTGTTGATTCACTTTTCACTAGTTTTATACAGGACATTCTGGCTGCCGGGTGTCTTCTTTAGTCAAACATGATAATATGAGTGGTTGCTACACAGCAGAGAAGTGTTGGGCTTGACGGGAGGCATAAAGGAAAAAGAATCCAGTGCACGTCTCAGCAGTTTTCCTCGACATACTTCCAAGTTCCTTCGCTCTTTCAAGAAACACCGTCTTCTGAAATGACTAGACCGTCAGACTTTCCACTCAATGGAGAATGTCTTCTCTCCTTCTAAACTGGAGTACACAGACATGGGGGATATAATATTAAACAgcttagtttaaaaaaaacccaACCACATGTAAAGTGGATACTTACACTTAACACTAAATATAATAGTCTAGACCTGTACAAACCAGTCCCCACTAAAGTAAGCCCACTCTAACAATCTTACTTCCCTTCACGTCTTCCTAGCTAACTCAATATTTCTTAATCAAACCTTGTTCACAAGTGGGGATACGAGTATTGCCAGCCTGTACATTAGTCCTCATGGTCTTTCCAAATATAGTCTCTCTTGGTGCTTTTTTCTGAAAGATCCTTAGATGGTCACTTCAACAGTAACAATGTCTTCTCCCATAGTGTTATTTTTAGTTCCGTAAGAGCAGAATTAGATTTGCTGTTCTCCAAGAATTGTCTTGTTAGTTCTTTTGAATTATTCCTTGTCTGAGTAGAGTAGCGAAGGTCTGATTGGCCACAAtaagtacacacatacacacacgcacagtAACCAAtacactaaacaaaacaaaaattaataaaaggaTTAAAAAGGTAGCCTGCAATACCGAGGTCTCTGAATGACCTAAAAGCTAAACAGTAACCCTAAATCCTAAAAGTTTCTTAATGTAAGACCTGCTTCTGGTAGTCATGGAGAAAGTGAGGACTACTTAAGGACAAGCTTGTGGGAATCCTGCTACGGGAAACTGAAACTACAACTTACAACTGCAAAACACAAGATATTAACCAGAAATCACCAGCTCTGTATTTTAATTATCCCAAAAACTTCTAGGCTAACATGAGTCTTCAGTTTTACACTGGTTCAATGAGGCAAAGACCACCCAATCCTTAAGAATTTACCACAGTGTAGGAATGTCTTGAATGTTCATATGCCCATAGATTTCATAAAAGTGCTAATAAATTAAATCAATACCAACTGCATATTAACACTTGAAGGACAAAATACTAAATCAGATTCTGTTCACACCAGTATCAGTTTTATATGGACACAAAGTACTAAAAGGGATCCTTCAAGGACTTAGGGGGCATTCATACGTTCCGTAATTACGGTCCGTGCATGTACAATGTGGTACAGACTGGAATTCGGAACTCTCggcatcatcatttattatgATGCAAGGAGCTCCTGTGTAagtctttgcgctactgtacgggctggctgtgtcagtacagtagtgcaaagatttaaGTTTAGGAGGCATCAGAGCCTCTTAGGTTGGTACATCGTTCCGCAGATCATCTCATCTTTCATCTAACGGATCAGGCATGGAATGTGTGATTGCCCCCTAAGGCCGCTAACTACAATAGGTATGCcactaaaaagcaataaaaaaaagggaaaaccaCCAGCGTGAacagagcccttttttttttaaatgacggcACCTGGATAACGGATAAATCAACACCTTAACAAGTAACCTTATACTACACCAAATACTAATATAGTACAATTTTTATAAAACAAGTCCCAGCCCAAAGTCAACTAGAGAATCTACTTACTAAAACTTCAAAATGCCAAGTACAAAATATTCAAGAACTGTCtaccaagaaagaaaaaaaaagaaaaaagtgaaagCACCCTCTGCTACCATATGTTAAAAGGTACATTTAGCACCTCTTCCACTCTTTACTAGTCAACCCGACAGTCATGGTGGCATAACACAGGGGTTGCAATGTCAGAGTGCCAAACCTTATACTCTTCCACATTCTCTTGCGATTATCCAAATTTTTACTACtgactatgtttttgtttttgcccAGTCACAATCTGGAAaaccatgtaaaaaaacaaacatttcttCCCGACTTTAATGGTAATTGCCAACTCTCGCAAAGCAACCCACATCAGTAACCACCAGGAATTTCAGGATGATGCTATATGGCAGAGTTAAAGCTATGAAAGTCAAACGCCCAGAGATAGTCGGGAGtttacttgttaaaaaaaaataaaaaattgtcacTGAAACAAATTTTATACCAAACATTTTATTTCCATAACAAACAATTCCTGAActctttttaaaaatgttttgaatgacaaaaaaaaaaaaaaagaaagaaaaaaaaaaatcaggaaaaattATTTACATATAGGAAAGGGGTATTTAcacaaaataaaaagtaaactttttaaaatataattattaCAAATAAATCAGAATTACAAATAGGTGAGTGGGATGCTTAAAAAaataaggcatttttttttttaaatcacagctGAATTTAGTCGGCGTGAAACACGCAACTATGGAGGAGAAGCTTTACACATGTTTCTATATGTGTAATGCACAGAGCTTTATCAAAATCAATTTTATGTACATTCATTTAACACATTCTCACAAGCATTGTACTTCCATCAACGGATTTCTTAAAAGCAACACCAAAATCTGGTgcctttactttttatttatttttttttaaatactgatgcgtgttttttttttttattattattttaacgtGAACACTTCACTTACACATGGTGGACGTAGCCATAATACACATGGAGGGGAGAGGATGAGAAGCTAGGACTGATACATAGCTTTCTAACAAAAAGAAGCTTAGCCCATAGATCAGCTGCCTCCACTGTGCATAGGTGAGAAGTCCACTAATATTAAAAGTGGTAAAACTCCTTATAATGCCTTTTTCCCTCTGTATAACTTATATTTAAAATGGGAcagatacaaataaaataaaataagtggATCCTACTGACTGCCGGTTGGGTCTAGACCTACTGGCAGCAACAGGCGCAATCTAAAACCGAAACAGCACACATAGCCACCGCACTCGATCTAGGTCTTATGATACAGAGTTCAGTTTCCTAGCAGAGCCACATCCATTAGGTCGTCCTCTTCACCGATCAGGTAACCTGGACTTGGACGGGCTCCTCTGTCTGAAGATAAAAGAGAGCCACCAACCATGGATAATGTAGGGTCGGAAGAAATTGGTGACTTGGACCAGCTTTCAGGCTTCATACTATAAGACTTCTTCTTTTCTCGATCCCGATCCTTATCCTTTAACCTCTTCttctcttttttatgttttttgtgctTTTCTGCACTATATTCTGGCTGTGTTCGGCTGCCTCCGCCATCATCGGAGCTGGGGCTATTTTGATATGATTTCTCAGCAACTGAGGAAGAACCTGATTCGCTTTCACTGTCAAGGGTTTGTGGGGTATATGCTGGTGACTTGTTGTGGCTTGGTGAGCAGCGCTCATGCTTCGGGGTAGAACCACTGATCAAGGGTGAGCCATAGCTCTTAGGTATTTGTGACCTCAACCCATCCCCACTTCCTTCTCCAGGCTTCTGCAGGGTTACTTTTGCTTTAATGCTAGGCGACCCTCCATCATGCTTGCTAATGATAATTTTGGCTACTCCTGTACTTCCTGAGCCCTTTGTGTCTCCTTTCTTGGATGAATCAGAGGATCCAACAGAGACTGAAACTTTTGATTTATCTTTCTCACTCTTTTCACGCTTAACTGGGAATTCGCTTCCCACAGGTCCATGTTTTGAGGACATTCCATGACTAGGAGCGCCAGGGTTTCCTGCCCCTCCAGAAGGCTCCATAGGATCCTCTGAACCAGGACCTCCTGTACCCACCCCATGTTTGAGTTTATCTATTACAGCTGTCAGTGAAGGTTTTTTATTTCTGCTTGGGGACTTCCCTTTTGAGCTACCATGAAGGTTCTGGGAGAGATTGGAGCCACCTGAAAAAGAGGATGACGATGATGAAGAAGATGAGGACGACGAAgaagatgatgaagatgatgaggaATTTGGCTTCTGTGAAAGAGATCCTGAAGAAACTAGACCAGATGATGTTTTCAAAGTGGAGTTTGAACTTCCTCCCGACAAATGAGAACTCCCTGAACCAATAGGTGACTTGGCCTTAGAAGAAGGTGGGGTCCCTGGCATTGGTTTCATTGGGGAAGATAACTTGTCAGAGCCTCCTGATGGTCTGGAGTGTGAAGGAGAAATGTTTGGCTTGGAGAGTGAAGGGTTCATTAATACTGATGGCTTTCCTTGTGGCTTAGTTTTGCTACTACTAGAACTATTGCCTCCACTCCCTAGGCCATGCTTAGTAATGGGGGAAGATCCTTGCTTGCCTAATGACTGGGTGCCACTTTTCGACTGGCTTCCCCCTGATCCAGTTGGACCAGTATATATTCCACTCCCTCCACTGCTCATCTTTATTCCAGAGGACCCATCAGACTTGCTGTTCTTAATTTTTCCTGAgacagaggaggaagatgaggaggAGTGGCCATGGTGACTTTTAATACTTGAAGAGTTTCCCGAACCACTGCTTGAATACTGACTATGAGAGGTCGGCTTTCCAACACTCATCGTACCTTTTGGAATTTGTATGGTAATTTTGGGTATTGGGGGAGTGGCCATGCCAGGAGGAGTCTGAGATCTTCCTGATGTTCCTGGAGATTTTGAACCACCGGTACTAGTAGGTGGGGTAAATGGACGATTGGCAATATGTGAGGGTGATTTTCCTTCGGACTCTTTCTTGCGTTTAGGTGGCTTTTCTTTGCTTTTACCATCACTAGAAGGTGTTCTACTGCGCTTTCCAGATTTTGTATCTAGGCCTGCACCCTGAATCCCACTTAACccacctccaccccctcccccattgcttCCCTCTTTCACTCTCTGTTTTTGTGGTCTGTCTTTTGTTAAATCCCCAAGTAATGGGCTCTGACTTCTACTATGTGGTTCAAGAATGTCCACCCCACCCAGTCCCTTACCACCTCCAATAATACTAAAATCTACTGTTTCAGCAGCTGGCCCTACCTTGTACTTGCCTTCACTCCCATCAACAGGAATTCCTGAAACTACACCCAGTGAAAGCCCCTGCCCAGAAAAGTCCTGCCCAGGAAAATCATGATCGTCGCTCTGGCTGCTGTCTTCATTGAAGTCATCTGTAAAACCGCTTTGACTGTTCAGTAGTTCTGGGTTAAAATCCACACTGTTAAAGAAATTATTGGAGGAGTCACTGTTGGGGCTTCCATTTGCCTCTGCAATGAGATCAGCAGCATCTGCATAAGGATTGTCTCCACCACCTGCACCATCAACCGGAAAGACATCTGTGTCAAAGAGGGTGCTCTGAGAGTGACCAGAGCTAGAGGAGTCTCTGACAGGAGTGCCAAGATTGGGGCAATCCTCCCCAGCCCCTGGAAGCTTCGAGGCTTCCTCTGCTATGTCTGAGAGGATATCTGTAACATCTGGAATAATCGTGTCAGTGCTGGGCAGCCTCACCATTCTTTGCATACCAGACTGGGTATGGGCCATGGGCTGCTGGTACACTGTAGGGGGTGTTCCACACTGGCTAGGTGCTGGTGTAATATGAGGCGTGTCCAGGGCATCGCCTGCCATGCTCACATCAAATATTGGATTTTGAGAGTCCACATCCATTGAAAACAGCTCCCTTTGAAAGTCATCTTCAGTTTGGTTTTTCATCTTATCTGTCCTAGGTCTCTTTTTCTTGGGTTTTCCAGTTCCCGATGGACCTAGATCTGTTCGAGGCGATCCAGAAGAGTTCTGTCTTTCAAGGGGACTGCTGCCATACAATGTTGAGAAGTCCTGTGCTGGGTTGTCCTTTAGTAAGTTCATTAGCATGGGATGATTTTTAGTATTACTAGCTGGAGAAGAAACAGGAGGTGGGGTATGATGGGGTGGTGTGGGACTTGAACCTATATTTCCACCCACATTTCCTGTGATCTGAAGAAGACTGGTTAGTATGGGATTCTGAGTCACTTTGTTGTAGTCGTCCCCATGCCCAGTGGAATCGTGGCGCTCTTTTATACCCATGTTATTCATGTTGAATAAAGCAGTTATGGGTCCTGGGGGATATGAGCTGGTTGGGGTGGTGATTAAGGTAGAGGAGCCTGTGGTCATTCCGTAGCCCGGACTACTGGCTGGGGGAAGG is from Dendropsophus ebraccatus isolate aDenEbr1 chromosome 14, aDenEbr1.pat, whole genome shotgun sequence and encodes:
- the MED1 gene encoding mediator of RNA polymerase II transcription subunit 1, with protein sequence MSSLLERLHAKYSQNRPWPETIKLVRQIMEKRTGMMTGGHQHLVGCLETLQKALKVSSLSAMTDRLESIARQNGLTSHLSPNGTECYISSDLFYLEVHLDPEGQLSDVKVAHQGESPMSSPELVQQLRDKNFEDFSQYLKSLVNLYKMPGDKKMFLALQSLEMDLTKMAAMYWQVTNASVLDKILQGTVGHLTPRSGGHVMNIKYYITPYDLLDNTTGAAITLNEGHVLPRSLGLNVSVTIEATSAMYKLPIAPLIMGSHPIDNKGTPSFSSVTNTNSVDLPACFFLKFPQPIPVSSAFIQKIQNCTGIPLFETPPTFSPHYELVTQFELAKDKEPSPINHNMRFYAALPGQQHCYFLNKDAPLPDGRYLQGTLLSKIPFQHPGRVPTILNLIRHQMACNTLIGSCVKRTVVKEDCPNLLQFEVSPLSDSCISISFQHPVNDSLVCVVMDVQDSTHVSCKLYKGLSDALICTDDFITKVVQRCMSIPVTMRAIRSKAETIQADTPALSLIAETVEDMVKKNLPPASSPGYGMTTGSSTLITTPTSSYPPGPITALFNMNNMGIKERHDSTGHGDDYNKVTQNPILTSLLQITGNVGGNIGSSPTPPHHTPPPVSSPASNTKNHPMLMNLLKDNPAQDFSTLYGSSPLERQNSSGSPRTDLGPSGTGKPKKKRPRTDKMKNQTEDDFQRELFSMDVDSQNPIFDVSMAGDALDTPHITPAPSQCGTPPTVYQQPMAHTQSGMQRMVRLPSTDTIIPDVTDILSDIAEEASKLPGAGEDCPNLGTPVRDSSSSGHSQSTLFDTDVFPVDGAGGGDNPYADAADLIAEANGSPNSDSSNNFFNSVDFNPELLNSQSGFTDDFNEDSSQSDDHDFPGQDFSGQGLSLGVVSGIPVDGSEGKYKVGPAAETVDFSIIGGGKGLGGVDILEPHSRSQSPLLGDLTKDRPQKQRVKEGSNGGGGGGGLSGIQGAGLDTKSGKRSRTPSSDGKSKEKPPKRKKESEGKSPSHIANRPFTPPTSTGGSKSPGTSGRSQTPPGMATPPIPKITIQIPKGTMSVGKPTSHSQYSSSGSGNSSSIKSHHGHSSSSSSSVSGKIKNSKSDGSSGIKMSSGGSGIYTGPTGSGGSQSKSGTQSLGKQGSSPITKHGLGSGGNSSSSSKTKPQGKPSVLMNPSLSKPNISPSHSRPSGGSDKLSSPMKPMPGTPPSSKAKSPIGSGSSHLSGGSSNSTLKTSSGLVSSGSLSQKPNSSSSSSSSSSSSSSSSSSSSFSGGSNLSQNLHGSSKGKSPSRNKKPSLTAVIDKLKHGVGTGGPGSEDPMEPSGGAGNPGAPSHGMSSKHGPVGSEFPVKREKSEKDKSKVSVSVGSSDSSKKGDTKGSGSTGVAKIIISKHDGGSPSIKAKVTLQKPGEGSGDGLRSQIPKSYGSPLISGSTPKHERCSPSHNKSPAYTPQTLDSESESGSSSVAEKSYQNSPSSDDGGGSRTQPEYSAEKHKKHKKEKKRLKDKDRDREKKKSYSMKPESWSKSPISSDPTLSMVGGSLLSSDRGARPSPGYLIGEEDDLMDVALLGN